From Pongo pygmaeus isolate AG05252 chromosome 2, NHGRI_mPonPyg2-v2.0_pri, whole genome shotgun sequence, a single genomic window includes:
- the UBA5 gene encoding ubiquitin-like modifier-activating enzyme 5 isoform X1 produces MAESVERLQQRVQELERELAQERSLQVPRSGDGGGGRVRIEKMSSEVVDSNPYSRLMALKRMGIVSDYEKIRTFAVAIVGVGGVGSVTAEMLTRCGIGKLLLFDYDKVELANMNRLFFQPHQAGLSKVQAAEHTLRNINPDVLFEVHNYNITTVENFQHFMDRISNGGLEEGKPVDLVLSCVDNFEARMTINTACNELGQTWMESGVSENAVSGHIQLIIPGESACFACAPPLVVAANIDEKSLKREGVCAASLPTTMGVVAGILVQNVLKFLLNFGTVSFYLGYNAMQDFFPTMSMKPNPQCDDRNCRKQQEEYKKKVAALPKQEVIQEKEEIIHEDNEWGIELVSEVSEEELKNSSGPVPDLPEGITVAYTIPKKQEDSVTEVTVEDSGESLEDLMAKMKNM; encoded by the exons ATGGCCGAGTCTGTGGAGCGGCTGCAGCAGCGGGTCCAGGAGCTGGAGCGGGAACTTGCCCAGGAGAGGAGTCTGCAGGTCCCGAGGAGCGGCGACGGAGGGGGCGGCCGGGTCCGCATCGAGAAGATGAGCTCAGAGGTGGTGGATTCGAATCCCTACAG ccGCTTGATGGCATTGAAACGAATGGGAATTGTAAGCGACTATGAG AAAATCCGTACCTTTGCCGTAGCAATAGTAGGTGTTGGTGGAGTAGGTAGTGTGACTGCTGAAATGCTGACAAGATGTGGCATTGGTAag ttgCTACTCTTTGATTATGACAAGGTGGAACTAGCCAATATGAATAGACTTTTCTTCCAGCCTCATCAAGCGGGATTAAGTAAAGTTCAAGCAGCAGAACATACTCTGAG GAACATTAATCCTGATGTTCTTTTTGAAGTACACAACTATAATATAACCACAGTGGAAAACTTTCAACATTTCATGGATAGAATaag TAATGGTGGGTTAGAAGAAGGAAAACCTGTTGATCTAGTTCTTAGCTGTGTGGACAATTTTGAAGCTCGAATGACAATAAATACA GCTTGTAATGAACTTGGACAAACATGGATGGAATCTGGGGTCAGTGAAAATGCAGTTTCAGGGCATATACAGCTCATAATTCCTGGAGAATCTGCTTGTTTTGCG tgTGCTCCACCACTTGTAGTTGCTGCAAATATTGATGAAAAGAGTCTGAAACGAGAAGGTGTTTGTGCAGCCAGTCTTCCTACCACTATGGGTGTGGTTGCTGGGATCTTAGTACAAAATGTGTTAAA GTTTCTGTTAAATTTTGGTACTGTTAGTTTTTACCTTGGATACAATGCAATGCAGGATTTTTTTCCTACTATGTCCATGAAGCCAAATCCTCAGTGTGATGACAGAAATTGCAGGAAGCAGCAGGAAGAATATAAG AAAAAGGTAGCAGCACTGCCTAAACAAGAGGTTatacaagaaaaggaagagataatCCATGAAGATAATGAATGGG GTATTGAGCTGGTATCTGAGGTTTCAGAAGAGGAACTGAAAAATTCTTCAGGTCCAGTTCCAGACTTACCTGAAGGAATTACAGTGGCATACACAATTCCAAAAAAG CAAGAAGATTCTGTCACTGAGGTAACAGTGGAAGATTCTGGTGAAAGCTTGGAAGACCTCATGGCCAAGATGAAGAATATGTAG
- the UBA5 gene encoding ubiquitin-like modifier-activating enzyme 5 isoform X2: MNRLFFQPHQAGLSKVQAAEHTLRNINPDVLFEVHNYNITTVENFQHFMDRISNGGLEEGKPVDLVLSCVDNFEARMTINTACNELGQTWMESGVSENAVSGHIQLIIPGESACFACAPPLVVAANIDEKSLKREGVCAASLPTTMGVVAGILVQNVLKFLLNFGTVSFYLGYNAMQDFFPTMSMKPNPQCDDRNCRKQQEEYKKKVAALPKQEVIQEKEEIIHEDNEWGIELVSEVSEEELKNSSGPVPDLPEGITVAYTIPKKQEDSVTEVTVEDSGESLEDLMAKMKNM, encoded by the exons ATGAATAGACTTTTCTTCCAGCCTCATCAAGCGGGATTAAGTAAAGTTCAAGCAGCAGAACATACTCTGAG GAACATTAATCCTGATGTTCTTTTTGAAGTACACAACTATAATATAACCACAGTGGAAAACTTTCAACATTTCATGGATAGAATaag TAATGGTGGGTTAGAAGAAGGAAAACCTGTTGATCTAGTTCTTAGCTGTGTGGACAATTTTGAAGCTCGAATGACAATAAATACA GCTTGTAATGAACTTGGACAAACATGGATGGAATCTGGGGTCAGTGAAAATGCAGTTTCAGGGCATATACAGCTCATAATTCCTGGAGAATCTGCTTGTTTTGCG tgTGCTCCACCACTTGTAGTTGCTGCAAATATTGATGAAAAGAGTCTGAAACGAGAAGGTGTTTGTGCAGCCAGTCTTCCTACCACTATGGGTGTGGTTGCTGGGATCTTAGTACAAAATGTGTTAAA GTTTCTGTTAAATTTTGGTACTGTTAGTTTTTACCTTGGATACAATGCAATGCAGGATTTTTTTCCTACTATGTCCATGAAGCCAAATCCTCAGTGTGATGACAGAAATTGCAGGAAGCAGCAGGAAGAATATAAG AAAAAGGTAGCAGCACTGCCTAAACAAGAGGTTatacaagaaaaggaagagataatCCATGAAGATAATGAATGGG GTATTGAGCTGGTATCTGAGGTTTCAGAAGAGGAACTGAAAAATTCTTCAGGTCCAGTTCCAGACTTACCTGAAGGAATTACAGTGGCATACACAATTCCAAAAAAG CAAGAAGATTCTGTCACTGAGGTAACAGTGGAAGATTCTGGTGAAAGCTTGGAAGACCTCATGGCCAAGATGAAGAATATGTAG